Within Dehalococcoidales bacterium, the genomic segment TCTGTTTCAATCATGGCTGCCGTCCACGTATCGGTTAGCCAATCGTCGTCGAACAGTGCCGGGTTCCAGGTCTGCCCGGGCAGGTAAGTTTTTCGAAGGACCGAAAATGGATTACCATTTCCAGTGGAGATCTGATACATCTGGGTGTATTCCCGACTGGTCATTACGCTGAGATAGTTGGCATACTCAAGAGATTTCAGCTCGCACTCAACGCCAATTGCATCCCAGTAGTTTGCAAGCATAGCAGCAATGTCAGTCTGGGTGGTACCGGTTGCGCTTATTACCAAATTGGTTTTAAAACCATCGGGATAACCGGCTTCGGCCAGGAGCTCTTTTGCTCTAGTCGGATTATAGTCAAGCAGCATACTGGCTCCCTCAGGAAGTTCATTTATAGGAGTAAAGAGTTTCCAATCGGCGGCATAGGGGAAGCTCAAAATTTCTCCCTGATTACCATAGACGGCAGACGCAAGCATCTCCTCCCTGTTTACGGCCATACTCATTGCCTGGCGGACTCTAATATCAGTAAAGGGTTCGGTGTCCATTCTCATACCCACAGATAGAGGACTGGTCGTTAGCCACGTCCATTTCATTAGCTCAGGGCTTGTATCTTCTAATGTTTGCTCATATATCCACCTGACACTTTCACTGATATCCACCTTTCCGGTGCGCAAAGCCGCCAGTTGTGTGGATTCATCGGGCATGATAGGCCATATCATGGTATCTACAAATGGTAAATCGTACTCCTTGCCGTCAATAACCGTTGTGCCCCAATAATTAGGATTACGGGTATAGGTCTGGGAACTACCTTTAACGTAGTCCGTCAGCATGAAAGGTCCTGTACCACACACGTCCTTCCAATTTGCCGGGTCACCATTCTCAACCAACTCAGGTGGCGCTGATACCATAGTGTAGTATCCCCAGCCGATTCTATAGCCCCAGTTACCGCAATACTCATTGTAGTGTACGTCAACCGTGTATTTATCTACGGCTTCAAATGAATCAATCCAGTCATAGTACAACGCGATTCTCTTGGGGCTCGCCATAGTCCGATTCCAAGAATATACTACGTCGCTGGCTATCAGTTCCCGGGAGCTCATTACGCCCGGTTTATCCTGCCAGTAGACTCCCTCTCGCAGGTG encodes:
- a CDS encoding ABC transporter substrate-binding protein encodes the protein MRRLQYKDKSLRRWYDVKNNENSGLVKKKEKSKVKNRIVWMGLSCLLAAVMVMTSCGPAAEEEEEGKTVTGKVVEKEVAEEEEEGEEVVVTLPTGEPQYGGTLRILTVYAAIDPLSWDQADIAWMHNHSASPYAETLLAANLEKGDRGTQEYRFTQQAWLPFEACEGGPGLAESWEVLSDQNIIRFHLREGVYWQDKPGVMSSRELIASDVVYSWNRTMASPKRIALYYDWIDSFEAVDKYTVDVHYNEYCGNWGYRIGWGYYTMVSAPPELVENGDPANWKDVCGTGPFMLTDYVKGSSQTYTRNPNYWGTTVIDGKEYDLPFVDTMIWPIMPDESTQLAALRTGKVDISESVRWIYEQTLEDTSPELMKWTWLTTSPLSVGMRMDTEPFTDIRVRQAMSMAVNREEMLASAVYGNQGEILSFPYAADWKLFTPINELPEGASMLLDYNPTRAKELLAEAGYPDGFKTNLVISATGTTQTDIAAMLANYWDAIGVECELKSLEYANYLSVMTSREYTQMYQISTGNGNPFSVLRKTYLPGQTWNPALFDDDWLTDTWTAAMIETDVAKQNQMLKEMNVYVIEQCPYIMLPVGNILRYAWPWVKNYYGEHCAGAVLPGPIHSTIWIDQDMRSEMGY